Within Acinetobacter sp. LoGeW2-3, the genomic segment TGGTGCACGCAATGTTGACCATATTCTGAATGCTAGCGTATTACCAGCGTTGGCGACTGAAATTCTGATGGCACTAAGTGAGGAAAAAGTTCCTGAAAAAATTCATATTGATATCGAAAATGATGAAATTATTTATCTTCTAGACCCACAGCAAGCTAAAGCGAAAACTAAAAACAGCCGGAAAAAGAAAACGGATGCTGCATAAAATTATATTTAGAAATTAAAAATTTAATAAAAAAATAATTTTCAGGTGAAGAATGACTTTAGATATTGAACCACTGCTTGCCCCGATTTCTGATCATCAACCATGTGGTGAGGATTGCTCGTTTTCAAATGACTTTCATGCCATTAAAAAGGCCAAAACTCAGGATGATCCTTTGCTAGATCAAGGTGACTGGATTTCTGAACCTCGACAGGCGGACTGGCAGTTTGTACTGAATAAGTCAGTTGAACTATTAAGCAATAAAACTAAGGATTTGCGTCTCTATACCTGGTTGACTGAAGCCTGGACACATACCCAAGGCTTTAAAGGCATTGCCCGCGGGCTTGAACTTAGTCATCTCAGTATTCAGCAATATTGGCAGGACTTACATCCTTTAATTGAGGATGAGGATCTGGATCAGCGTCTAGGTTTGTTGCAAGGACTGATTAATCAGATTCCAGCCTTGATGAAACAGGTTCCTATAGTTAGTCAGGCGCCGTTTTATCATTTGGGAAATTATGAGACATTTTTACATCAACAGAATGTCCGGCTTCGTCAAAGTCAGGATGAAGATAGTGAATCGCTAAATAGCAATGAGGGATTGCAAAACTTCGAGCAATTGCTACAGGCAACTTCCCGTTCTGTTCAATTAAAAAATTACCAGCAGGTTTTGGATATTCAACAGCACTGGCAACAACTCAAAACTATCTTAGATGAGTTACTCAGTCTGGATGCACCGAGCTTTTCCGCAATTGATGAACAAATCGAT encodes:
- the tssA gene encoding type VI secretion system protein TssA, yielding MTLDIEPLLAPISDHQPCGEDCSFSNDFHAIKKAKTQDDPLLDQGDWISEPRQADWQFVLNKSVELLSNKTKDLRLYTWLTEAWTHTQGFKGIARGLELSHLSIQQYWQDLHPLIEDEDLDQRLGLLQGLINQIPALMKQVPIVSQAPFYHLGNYETFLHQQNVRLRQSQDEDSESLNSNEGLQNFEQLLQATSRSVQLKNYQQVLDIQQHWQQLKTILDELLSLDAPSFSAIDEQIDSIVSQIKRLYKVEQVSNQNIESLIQPKESVIQIAYADTASPVAQTQFRLQPQNHLANREQALKVLNEIADYFQTHEPHSPVSYMLQKTIRWSQMPLHEWLAQVIKNENPLEQVQELLGVHDMNNSTSEW